The following coding sequences are from one Candidatus Sulfotelmatobacter sp. window:
- a CDS encoding tetratricopeptide repeat protein: QWLAHSADRDRGLRRVEALIAGPPVRAVHERASAWEFLGLRRGDLGDAAGAAEAFAHEAELEPSPQVLRHWAVMEAGRGDFEHAIEIYRGLVARYPGDAQGWFELAMLLARSGNTVAARDAASQALRLDPSRRDWRAFLESLGPAAPR, from the coding sequence TCAGTGGCTGGCCCACAGCGCCGATCGCGATCGCGGGTTGCGCCGCGTCGAAGCGCTGATCGCGGGGCCGCCGGTTCGCGCCGTTCACGAGCGCGCCAGCGCCTGGGAGTTCCTCGGCCTGCGGCGCGGCGACCTCGGCGACGCGGCCGGGGCGGCCGAAGCATTCGCGCACGAAGCCGAGCTCGAGCCGAGCCCGCAGGTGTTGAGGCACTGGGCGGTGATGGAAGCCGGCCGCGGGGATTTCGAGCATGCGATCGAGATCTATCGCGGGCTGGTGGCGCGCTATCCGGGCGACGCTCAGGGATGGTTCGAGCTGGCGATGCTGCTCGCGCGCTCGGGCAACACGGTCGCGGCGCGCGATGCGGCGAGTCAGGCGCTGCGGCTCGACCCCTCGCGCCGCGACTGGCGGGCGTTCCTCGAGTCGCTGGGTCCGGCCGCGCCGCGCTA